The window CCATCATAAAAGTTGACATAGCAGGTTTGGTTAAGAAACATTTGTAGGTCCCAACCCACCTCGGTTCGAATCACAGCAATGCAGTTCTAGTTTTCTTTTTAATTTTGCTATCTTATTTTTCTTATTTTTTAAATTATCTCTTCCCTTAATTCTCCTATTGCATTTCTCATTTTCTTTACAATTTTGCATCCCATTTCCTCTTATTTCTTCAAATTTTTCCTTAATTTTCCCAATGCATAATCATCTCTCCTTTTTCTTTTAGTTCTCCCATTGCATTTCTCATTTTCTTTACAATTTTGCATCCATTCCTCTTATTTCTTTAAATATTTTTTTCCCTTTAATTTTCCCAAAGCATAATCATCTCAAATTGGACAATGGGTCTTACTTCTATGCGGTATTGAATTTATTGAGTCTGTAGGGTCTAATTTTTTTTTTTTTTTTAGTTAATCAATTAGATAGTAGTTTTAGATACCTAATGTTCTTTTATTAATTTACAATGGATTTTCATATCACTTCAGTCAACAAAGGAAAAAAAAAAATCAAGCCCTACCCAATTCTTAATCCTAGATCCGTCACTGACCACCACATCAACAATCCAGTATCGAATCACAAATCCCGCATCAAAACCAGTATTCAGAGCAAGGCTCGACGAAATATCGATATCGTCCTCATAAAAACCGGCAACCAAAGCAAAGACATGTGAATCTAGAACCACCATCAAGACAAGCTTTCAGAAACTAAATTAGATCGCACCAATAACAATCACCCGTCCGAGAGCAAAACCATACCGCTTACGAGACCAAAGGCCCACGTCAGACGCCGGGTTGTCGCTGGCCGAGATAGATCTTGAATATATATTTGGAGGTTTGAGACGGCCCGCTAGGGTTTTGACATAAAGGTTTTCAATGAAACGTACGGCGGTTCTAGTAGATGTTGTTGTTGAAGAGGGACATATATTTGGGATCATTGTCTCTCTCTTTATGCTTTTAATGCCTTGTACGTTGTTGGATATGTTTGGTGCAGATTGCGCTAGAAAATTTGAATTGCTCATTCGCATCAATTTTAATGAAAAGGTTTGATTTCTTCATGAAAATAGAAACATCTTCTTCCATTAGTAGCTAGGAATTGAAGACACAATATGAATGCTTCCCCTTGCCCCATTTCCTTACCCAAAGTCACCAAACTACAAATATTATCGCTCAATGGTACGCGAGTAAATTAATTTATATCAGGTTTTGGATGGAAGAACATGCATCATCCAACGACGACACGAACAACAACTAAGAATCATCATAAATAAGGGAAAGCAATAATCATCACAGTACTTGATAGTTAGGTAGCTAGAGAGATTAACCATAACCATAACTAAACTTAGAACATATATATATCATTGTCTAGCTTGCTAATTAACTCAAACGCTTAATTAGCTATGAGCCAAACTAGGTAATTAGTTGACCAGTGACCTAGGCACAATCACAGCCTTGAGAGGGTTCTTCATGACCACAGTGAAAGCAAATGTCTCAGTCGGGTCGGGTGGAGAACCGGGAACCGGGAACCATTTGAAGGCCTGCACCATTCTCGCCAGCAGCAAGTTAATGTGCAACGTCCCCAACGTCCATGCCGGACAAATCCGCCGGCCGGCTCCAAAGGGCACCATCTTCACTCCTTTTGTCCCCGTTATGTCCACGTCAACTCCATCTCCATCCAAGAATCTCTCGGGTCGGAACTCGCCCGGATCCTTCCACATCCCCGGATCCTCCGTCACCCATGCAGTGTAGAACTCCACGCTTGCATCCGCCGGAATAGTGTAGCCACCGAGCTGCGTCTCCTTCACCGCCGCATGAGACAGGAGAAAGTGACTCGGCGGGTGTCGCCGGAAAGTCTCTTTAACCACCGCAGTGAGATAGGTCATTTTTTCCACGTCACTCTCGGTGACCGCCCCATCTTTCCCAACACAGTCGACAATCTCCTTATACAGCTTATCTTGAATCTCCTGGTTCATCACCAAATGCAGCAAAGCCCACTCAGTAGTAGTAGCACTCGTGTCCGTCCCGGCGTTGACGATTTCAGAGACAAGAGTGACGAGCTCTTCCTCTCCCAGCTTACCTCTTCCGGGCACGTCAAGCTCAAACAGCGAGTCGATATACGCAGCACCACTTGGACTCACCATCTCCTCGTTCACAACACCGCCGCCGTCGAGAAAAGCCTTTCGGTTTCTTATGAGCGGAACCAAACACTCCAACTGCTTCTTCCGTAGCTTTACGGCCTCCTTCACCTGCCGACGGAACAGCGGAGTCAGCATCGGCAGGAAGTCTGGGAGCTTCGGTGTGGTGGCCATCATGACATCCTTGAGTATACTCTCAATGACTTTGATTCTCTCTTCGGAGATCTTAGCTCCGAAGCAGAGGCAGATGAGCACGCTGCAGATAGTAAGTCTGCAGTTGCTCATCACCTCCACGGAGCCGTGCTCCGCGGCCTGGGACATGAGGCGCTTCATATGATACCCCAGCGCCCAGTTGCGGATCCAACTACACTGGCGTATCCTGGTAGGGTTTATAAGCTCCGTCACGAAGTTGCGGCGGAGGGTGCGCCAGAGAGGGCCGTACTGAGCGGAGTTGATAGCACACTTTCCGACGCTGAAGATGAGTCGGATGGGAGAATCGGAGGGGCGGCTGGCGAACTCGGCGCTCCGCTGGACGAGGCCTTCGTGGATGAGGTCGGAGCTGGTGATGATGATGAGTGTGCGTTGTCCCATTTGCATGGTGAAGATTGGTCCATACTTTTTACGTAAATCCCGTACTACAAAGATGAAGGGTCGACCCTCGAGGATCACTTGGATTAGGTTTCCCACCACCGGCCAGCCTGGTGGTCCTGGCGGAAGGTTCTTCTTTTGTTCGCCCGCGACGGAACAGTAGCGCCACCATAGCCGGAGAAACACGGCCGCCAGAACAAGGATTAACACGTCCATTAAGTCCATCTTCATTGCACTCAACTGAAAACAAGAGACAGACATATATAGATATATAAGCTAAAGCTCGATGGAGGAATGCATAAGATAGAAGCATGAGAGAGATCGAGATATATAAGGGCTGAAGTTGAAGTTAGGCACATACCTTGATTACACTTCTCAACGGGTCTCTTAGTTCTTGCACTAGTTCACTAGCTAATAAGTAGATGAAGTGAGTTACTAAGTAGATGAGTTGAGTTAAGTTGATGGGTAAGTTATAGTACATGTATTAACTGCAGAGACCAGCATAGCAAATCAGTAAACAACTATGCATTGAAGGTCATTCAATGAGTGCCACATGCTTTCTCTCAGGGGAGACTTGCACCATTCAAGCAGCTTCACGTGGTCCTCTGCCATTGCTGACCTTCACATTCAATTTCTTGCAGATTTTATCTGTTACTTCGTTTTCTTTTGGCTAAGTGCAGAAATAATCTGCATTTCTGCGTTACATGCATCTGGTGAGATCTATTTGAATTTTACATCGCTGCCTTTCATTCTTCTGGTGAGATCTATTTGAATTTTACTTTTTCGTCCAAAGATTTACATCAATGGGTTCCGCATTTACATGTAGGCATCTTACAAACTCGACGGTTTATGATGGTTATATACGAATTAAAGTATAGTTCGAGTAATAATGCTTAAATGTTAGGTTTTGGTCTCTCTCTTTCTCTCAGTGATTAATTAGGGGCTTAGGGCAATGACAACTTCTATTCCATGGTCAGGAGCAAGCATGTTGTTAAATCCTAATTGGTGTTGAGAGTGCGTGTATGCGCGCTGATATAAGAGATCGATGGTGTTCAAAAATATATCGGTTGTCCATCGACTCAGACTTTCCGCCTGATCTGAGAATAACCAGCTGGCCTGCGGAGAATTTTCACTCACCGTTGTTTGCTTAATTACTTAGTCCGACCGACCAGACGCAAGAATTAAGTTGCTATGTAAAAGATAGCCACGTTGAACTAGCAGATGCTGCAGATCCACAAACATGCATGGCACAAGAGGTTATTACCTGAAGTGCAACTGCGACCAAAATACAAAGACATGACTTGCAATAGCTAGCCTGTGTTTTATATCGGACAATATAAGACAATTTACCAATGTCCTACAATATAAATGAAATGCATGTTAGTTAGATCGTGCAACATTACTGTAAACTGTGAGACATAGGTATGAGTATAATGTAGTTTGTTAGATTGTTGCACAATAGATTTGATACATGGATACGCAAAAGTGTAGGTTACTGTAGATAATCCTACAACTGGAAATGGTGCGCGGATCAAATAATGTTTGATCCAATATTGTGATATTACAGTTTCTCATAGAAAGGAATGGTGTGGGAACGTTGGGAATGACATTTAGTATTCAACTACCACCGGCCTAGGCCAGCTCTATACTGCTCGATTCAGGGACGAAGCCAAGAATTTAAAATTTT of the Fragaria vesca subsp. vesca linkage group LG6, FraVesHawaii_1.0, whole genome shotgun sequence genome contains:
- the LOC101312856 gene encoding cytochrome P450 77A3-like, with protein sequence MDLMDVLILVLAAVFLRLWWRYCSVAGEQKKNLPPGPPGWPVVGNLIQVILEGRPFIFVVRDLRKKYGPIFTMQMGQRTLIIITSSDLIHEGLVQRSAEFASRPSDSPIRLIFSVGKCAINSAQYGPLWRTLRRNFVTELINPTRIRQCSWIRNWALGYHMKRLMSQAAEHGSVEVMSNCRLTICSVLICLCFGAKISEERIKVIESILKDVMMATTPKLPDFLPMLTPLFRRQVKEAVKLRKKQLECLVPLIRNRKAFLDGGGVVNEEMVSPSGAAYIDSLFELDVPGRGKLGEEELVTLVSEIVNAGTDTSATTTEWALLHLVMNQEIQDKLYKEIVDCVGKDGAVTESDVEKMTYLTAVVKETFRRHPPSHFLLSHAAVKETQLGGYTIPADASVEFYTAWVTEDPGMWKDPGEFRPERFLDGDGVDVDITGTKGVKMVPFGAGRRICPAWTLGTLHINLLLARMVQAFKWFPVPGSPPDPTETFAFTVVMKNPLKAVIVPRSLVN